In Thermoplasmata archaeon, the genomic window CCCGCGTCCACGCCCGCCGAGGGCACGGAGAGCTCCGGGGGCGCGGGCGCCTCGGCGGGGCTCGCCGGCTCCGCCGACGGGACGTCGTCCGAGATCGTGCCGAGCACCTCCGAGCGCCGGATCTCGATCTTCTTGAGCGGATAGAGGGTCTTGAGACCGTGCGCGAGCACCTTCGACAGCTCGCCCTGCAGCATCTCGCGCACGAACTCTGGGCTCGTGCGGCGCGCGGCCTCCTCGGTGAGGATCGTGACGATCTGATGACGCAGCTCGGCGCGCAGGCGCGTCTGGAGGCGCTGCTCGCCCACGGCGACCGGCTTCAACACGAAGCCGACGCCGTCCTTCGTCGTGACGCGGAAGGAGGTGTCGATCTTCGAGCGCTTGCGCCGCGCGAGCCGGCGCACGAAGTCCGAGGTGAGCTCGTGTCCGATGAACCGCGCCTCGGCGACGCCGTCGCCGCCCAGTCGCTCGATCCGGAAGCGGAGCTTCACGTGGGCCTTCGCGGCGTCCGCCGCTCCGGAGAGTTCCGGCAGGGTGGT contains:
- a CDS encoding 30S ribosomal protein S3ae, which encodes MAEKETPAKKPALARTVKDKWRSKHWFKVRAPGIFQHVELGETVATEPEQVVGRTLETTLPELSGAADAAKAHVKLRFRIERLGGDGVAEARFIGHELTSDFVRRLARRKRSKIDTSFRVTTKDGVGFVLKPVAVGEQRLQTRLRAELRHQIVTILTEEAARRTSPEFVREMLQGELSKVLAHGLKTLYPLKKIEIRRSEVLGTISDDVPSAEPASPAEAPAPPELSVPSAGVDAGTA